A genomic region of Prochlorococcus marinus XMU1405 contains the following coding sequences:
- a CDS encoding valine--tRNA ligase, translating to MTEMNDQLSLENYSPFEVEKKWQEKWESLKAFSPNPEDDGEPFCVVIPPPNVTGSLHMGHAFNTALIDVVVRFQRLLGKNVLCLPGTDHASIAVQTILEKQLKSEGKTSEDIGRDEFLKRAWNWKEQSGGRIVSQLKRIGYSVDWTRERFTLDQKLNEAVIEAFNILYKKNLIYRGEYLVNWCPESQSAVSDLEVEMQEVNGHLWHFKYPLISESGEQLDKYLEVATTRPETLLGDTAVAVNPDDDRYKEFIGVNVKVPFVDREIPIIADSHVDKDFGTGCVKVTPAHDPNDFAIGKRHNLKQINVMNKDGTLNINAGIFQNLDRYEARKKIIKELDNLGLLTKIEDYKHTVPFSDRGKVPIEPLLSTQWFLKMDDISQGCLNEIGSKKPSFIPPRWEKVYKDWLENINDWCISRQLWWGHQIPAWYVLDENQDSIEQNTPYIVARNEQDALIEANKKFGLNIKLVRDKDVLDTWFSSGLWPFSTLGWPNTNDPDFKKWYPNNVLVTGFDIIFFWVARMTMMGNTFTNNIPFKDVYIHGLVRDENNKKMSKSSGNGIDPILLIDKYGSDALRFALIREVAGAGQDIRLDFDRKKDTSSTVEASRNFANKLWNATKFVLINKTSNNNYSLNESDETSLELCDKWILSKLNQVNIKVAALLKEYKLGESAKLLYEFTWNDFCDWYVEFAKQRFNNKETNNRQISEKVLIKVLNDILVMIHPFMPHITEELWHVLQLKSDKELLSLQKWPTQENKFVDNKLDNSFQQLFEIIRLIRNLRAELGLKPSEKVPVYLISDNDELIDFLKILVDDIQTLTKSSEVFIFKPNAVDKKEFAKSFSGIISDLEVYLPFQDFVNMDALKERLNKDLKKVTIELDNLNKRLSNKNFVDKAPKDIVDECRFKLNEGSVQMERITKKLELLN from the coding sequence GCTGTTCAAACTATTCTTGAAAAACAATTAAAAAGTGAAGGCAAAACAAGCGAGGATATTGGAAGAGATGAATTTCTTAAAAGAGCATGGAATTGGAAAGAACAAAGTGGTGGAAGAATAGTTTCTCAATTAAAAAGGATAGGATATTCAGTTGACTGGACTAGAGAAAGATTTACTCTAGATCAAAAATTAAATGAAGCAGTTATTGAGGCTTTTAATATTCTCTATAAAAAGAATTTAATTTATAGAGGCGAATATTTGGTTAATTGGTGTCCTGAATCTCAATCTGCCGTAAGTGATCTTGAAGTTGAAATGCAAGAAGTAAATGGTCATTTATGGCATTTTAAATACCCTTTAATTTCTGAAAGTGGTGAACAGTTAGATAAGTACTTAGAAGTTGCAACAACAAGACCAGAAACTCTATTGGGTGATACTGCTGTGGCAGTTAATCCTGATGATGATAGATATAAAGAATTTATTGGTGTCAATGTAAAAGTCCCTTTCGTTGATAGAGAAATACCTATTATCGCTGATTCACATGTTGATAAAGATTTTGGTACGGGTTGTGTAAAGGTTACTCCAGCCCATGATCCAAATGATTTTGCAATAGGAAAAAGGCATAATTTAAAACAGATTAATGTAATGAACAAAGATGGAACTTTAAATATTAATGCAGGTATTTTTCAAAATTTAGATAGATATGAGGCTAGAAAGAAAATTATTAAAGAATTGGATAATTTAGGTCTTTTGACAAAGATAGAGGATTATAAACATACTGTTCCTTTTTCTGATAGAGGTAAGGTTCCAATTGAACCTTTATTATCAACACAATGGTTTTTGAAAATGGATGATATATCACAAGGATGTCTTAATGAAATTGGTTCTAAAAAACCATCTTTTATTCCTCCACGCTGGGAGAAAGTTTATAAGGATTGGTTGGAGAATATTAATGATTGGTGTATTAGTCGTCAATTGTGGTGGGGACACCAAATACCAGCATGGTATGTTTTAGATGAAAATCAAGACTCAATAGAACAAAATACTCCATATATCGTTGCAAGAAATGAACAAGATGCCTTAATCGAAGCTAATAAAAAATTTGGATTAAATATTAAATTGGTTCGTGATAAGGATGTTTTGGATACATGGTTTTCAAGTGGTTTATGGCCTTTCTCAACCCTTGGTTGGCCAAATACAAATGATCCGGATTTTAAAAAATGGTATCCAAATAATGTTCTTGTTACTGGTTTCGATATTATTTTCTTCTGGGTGGCAAGAATGACAATGATGGGGAATACTTTTACAAATAATATTCCTTTTAAGGATGTTTATATTCATGGTCTAGTTCGAGATGAAAATAATAAAAAAATGAGTAAAAGTTCAGGTAATGGTATTGATCCAATACTATTAATTGATAAATATGGTTCTGATGCTCTACGATTTGCTTTAATTCGAGAAGTTGCAGGCGCTGGACAAGATATCCGGCTTGACTTTGATAGGAAAAAAGATACGTCTTCAACTGTTGAAGCTTCAAGAAATTTTGCGAATAAATTATGGAATGCAACTAAATTTGTGTTAATTAATAAAACTTCTAATAATAATTATTCGCTTAATGAGAGTGATGAAACTTCTTTAGAGTTATGTGATAAGTGGATTTTATCGAAATTGAATCAAGTAAATATAAAAGTCGCTGCTTTGTTGAAAGAATATAAATTGGGAGAATCTGCGAAACTTCTATATGAATTTACGTGGAATGATTTTTGTGACTGGTATGTAGAATTTGCTAAACAAAGGTTTAATAATAAAGAGACTAATAATAGACAAATATCTGAAAAGGTTTTAATAAAAGTGCTCAATGATATTTTGGTGATGATTCATCCTTTTATGCCGCACATTACTGAAGAACTTTGGCATGTACTTCAACTTAAATCAGATAAAGAATTATTATCTCTTCAAAAATGGCCAACCCAAGAAAATAAATTTGTTGATAATAAGCTTGATAATTCCTTTCAACAACTCTTTGAAATTATTCGATTGATTAGAAATTTGAGAGCTGAATTAGGCCTCAAGCCATCAGAAAAAGTTCCTGTTTACTTGATTTCAGATAATGATGAATTGATTGATTTTCTAAAAATTTTAGTTGATGATATTCAAACCTTAACTAAATCTTCTGAAGTATTTATTTTTAAACCTAATGCTGTTGATAAAAAAGAGTTTGCTAAATCTTTTTCTGGGATAATTAGTGATTTAGAGGTTTACTTACCTTTTCAGGATTTTGTAAATATGGATGCATTAAAGGAAAGGTTAAACAAGGATTTAAAAAAGGTGACTATTGAGTTAGATAATTTAAATAAGAGATTATCTAACAAAAATTTCGTGGATAAGGCTCCAAAAGATATTGTTGATGAATGTAGATTTAAATTAAATGAGGGTTCGGTACAAATGGAGAGAATTACTAAAAAACTCGAACTTTTGAATTGA